A window of Minwuia thermotolerans contains these coding sequences:
- a CDS encoding glycosyltransferase family 2 protein, with protein sequence MVTIESIDSQGSIEGDDMPLVSVIIPSYNHAQYISNAIESVLNQTYRDIELIVIDDGSRDESHSIIRTYADEPRVTMILNAENRGQSYVLNRALEIARGKFVSFLPSDDWYLPRKTEIQVAKFLQCGPEVGVVYGGGARFYEDTGETRLAILPIFTGNVAEKLIKYGNFVYPATPMFRRECFEVTPLDEEFRAEGEAVYIRIAINFEFEYVHEVVAVMRDHYYNIGKDPYIMYRENILYWQKFFANKLLPKQIRKLRRCALMRTHRLYGYRFIGEFKDFYMARKCLFRALGEQPSLFVNCKFLAALIVSLLPRGIAKRVVERFASSHNNTHHEAK encoded by the coding sequence ATGGTGACAATTGAAAGCATTGATAGTCAAGGCTCTATCGAAGGGGATGATATGCCGCTAGTTTCGGTTATTATCCCATCTTATAATCATGCCCAATACATCAGCAACGCGATCGAGAGTGTCCTAAACCAGACCTACCGCGACATTGAGCTGATTGTGATCGACGACGGTTCACGCGACGAGAGCCATTCAATCATCCGCACATACGCTGACGAACCGCGAGTGACGATGATTCTCAATGCTGAAAACCGAGGCCAAAGCTATGTCCTAAACCGAGCGCTCGAGATAGCAAGAGGCAAGTTCGTGAGCTTTCTGCCGTCGGACGACTGGTATCTGCCGCGCAAGACAGAGATCCAGGTGGCGAAATTCCTGCAATGCGGCCCGGAGGTCGGCGTGGTATATGGTGGGGGGGCTCGCTTTTATGAGGATACGGGGGAGACCCGATTAGCGATACTGCCAATTTTTACAGGAAATGTTGCTGAGAAACTCATTAAATATGGAAATTTTGTCTATCCCGCTACCCCGATGTTTCGTCGCGAATGCTTTGAAGTGACGCCACTGGATGAAGAATTTCGTGCCGAAGGTGAAGCAGTTTATATCCGAATTGCCATAAATTTTGAGTTCGAGTACGTACACGAGGTGGTCGCGGTAATGCGTGACCACTACTATAATATTGGTAAAGATCCATACATAATGTATAGAGAAAATATACTGTACTGGCAAAAATTTTTTGCCAACAAATTGCTGCCAAAACAGATTAGGAAGCTGCGAAGATGCGCGCTGATGCGCACACACCGACTATATGGTTATCGTTTCATTGGAGAGTTTAAGGATTTTTATATGGCGAGGAAATGTTTGTTTCGTGCTTTGGGCGAACAGCCGAGTTTATTCGTCAATTGCAAGTTTTTGGCGGCGCTTATTGTAAGTTTATTGCCTCGCGGAATCGCCAAGAGAGTTGTGGAGCGATTTGCGAGCAGTCATAACAACACCCACCATGAAGCGAAATGA
- a CDS encoding acyltransferase, whose product MIEIGARSVAEPGCTLIARAGQLAIGADAFIGQGSVLTSVERVTIGCDALIAEHVTIRDQDHNTTGIRPYRIAGMLTAPVTIGNNVWIGAKATITRGVNIGDNVIIGANSVVTSDIPANAIAVGGPARVIRMIEVPK is encoded by the coding sequence ATGATTGAGATCGGTGCTCGCTCCGTCGCCGAGCCAGGTTGCACGCTCATTGCACGCGCGGGGCAGCTTGCAATAGGTGCCGATGCCTTCATCGGACAGGGTAGCGTCCTCACCTCGGTCGAGCGCGTTACCATCGGCTGTGACGCGCTTATCGCGGAACATGTCACGATCCGCGACCAAGACCACAACACCACCGGCATCCGCCCCTACCGAATTGCAGGGATGCTGACCGCACCAGTGACGATCGGAAACAACGTCTGGATTGGTGCCAAGGCAACGATCACCCGCGGAGTGAATATTGGCGACAATGTGATCATTGGCGCCAACTCCGTGGTCACCTCGGACATCCCTGCCAACGCGATTGCCGTGGGAGGACCCGCGCGAGTAATTCGCATGATTGAAGTTCCGAAGTGA
- a CDS encoding glycosyltransferase: MKIALVLPDLRGGGAERLSLTLAREFRAAGHTPCFIVMSEAGELLDDARTLGPVHALKATRVRAVIGALRTQLERIEIEALIANLWPLTVAAGLAVLRIPRARRPLVTLVEHNTLSRQYAGWGAKTRLMLRVSLAVGCRLADRRIAVSHGVASDIARLAFMSAGRFEVIHNPVPALLPDDAELARAEAIWGPRNGRRILSVGSFKRQKNQALLIAAFAQMRAPGDTLMLLGEGQLRLELGAVAREAGVAEAVLMPGFHSDPTPFYLTADLFVLSSDYEGFGNVIVEAMACGTPVVSTDCPSGPAEILKGGQLGRLVPVGDASALAQAMVAGLDAPGDPAPRRARAADFAPGRIAARYLETLFPPRHRAGRG; this comes from the coding sequence GTGAAGATTGCCCTCGTGTTGCCCGACCTACGCGGTGGTGGGGCCGAGCGGCTTTCGTTGACGCTGGCGAGGGAATTCCGTGCGGCAGGACACACACCGTGTTTCATCGTGATGAGCGAAGCGGGCGAGCTGCTGGATGACGCTCGTACGCTGGGACCGGTGCATGCGCTAAAAGCGACTCGTGTGCGCGCGGTGATCGGCGCGCTACGCACCCAATTGGAGCGGATCGAGATTGAGGCGCTGATTGCCAATCTTTGGCCTTTGACCGTCGCGGCCGGGCTGGCGGTGCTGCGCATTCCGCGCGCGCGTCGTCCCCTGGTGACGCTGGTCGAGCACAACACCCTTTCCCGACAATACGCGGGATGGGGTGCGAAGACCCGTCTCATGCTGCGTGTCTCACTCGCGGTAGGGTGCCGTCTAGCTGACCGAAGGATCGCCGTCTCACACGGCGTGGCTAGTGACATAGCACGCCTTGCCTTCATGTCCGCGGGTCGATTTGAAGTGATCCACAATCCTGTGCCGGCACTACTACCCGACGACGCTGAACTTGCACGCGCCGAGGCGATCTGGGGGCCACGAAACGGGCGGCGAATCCTTTCCGTGGGTTCTTTCAAGCGCCAGAAAAACCAAGCCCTCTTGATTGCTGCCTTCGCCCAGATGCGTGCGCCCGGCGACACGCTGATGCTTCTTGGTGAAGGCCAATTGCGTCTTGAACTGGGCGCCGTTGCACGGGAAGCGGGAGTAGCCGAAGCGGTGCTGATGCCTGGCTTCCACTCTGACCCAACGCCGTTCTACTTGACCGCCGATCTGTTTGTCTTGTCCTCGGATTACGAGGGTTTCGGCAACGTCATCGTCGAGGCGATGGCCTGCGGCACGCCGGTGGTCTCCACCGACTGCCCCTCGGGTCCAGCTGAGATTCTGAAAGGCGGACAACTGGGGCGCCTCGTGCCCGTGGGAGACGCGTCAGCGCTGGCGCAGGCGATGGTTGCCGGACTGGACGCGCCCGGCGACCCCGCGCCGCGCCGCGCCCGTGCGGCGGATTTCGCGCCCGGCAGGATTGCCGCGCGCTACCTCGAAACCCTATTTCCCCCGCGACACCGGGCAGGGAGAGGCTAG
- a CDS encoding class I SAM-dependent methyltransferase yields the protein MIIEKVKTMLWFAQRPTFYAQAVELGLRKLRPNRDGADEVARANEWAAKRAQSLEMALAAIGLEGTVPELNPALLAEGDERARRSSVKMGGAGDLSLIHAVSAMLRPQRPKTAVETGVAYGWSSLAILSGLEKAGGGQLISVDMPYPKMGNDAFVGIAVPDRLHGNWTLVREPDRNGLKKALRLAGGSVDLVHYDSDKSFYGRRFAFPLIWAALRPGGIFISDDIQDNLGFAEFVEEVGVTPAVTESGGKFVGICRKP from the coding sequence ATGATTATCGAGAAAGTCAAGACGATGCTGTGGTTCGCGCAGCGTCCCACATTTTACGCCCAGGCGGTTGAACTGGGACTGCGCAAGCTACGCCCCAACCGCGATGGTGCCGACGAGGTCGCCCGCGCGAACGAATGGGCAGCGAAGCGGGCGCAATCGTTGGAAATGGCGCTGGCCGCTATTGGGTTGGAAGGCACGGTGCCGGAGCTCAACCCGGCGCTACTAGCCGAGGGCGACGAACGAGCCCGTAGGTCGTCGGTGAAGATGGGAGGGGCGGGCGATCTGTCGCTAATACACGCGGTAAGTGCGATGCTACGCCCACAAAGACCAAAGACAGCGGTCGAGACTGGTGTCGCTTACGGCTGGTCGTCGCTCGCAATCCTGTCAGGGCTGGAAAAGGCCGGCGGTGGCCAGCTTATCTCGGTTGACATGCCCTATCCCAAGATGGGCAACGACGCCTTCGTCGGGATCGCCGTTCCCGACCGGCTGCACGGCAACTGGACACTGGTGCGCGAGCCCGACCGGAACGGGTTGAAAAAGGCGCTGCGGCTGGCTGGTGGCTCAGTAGACTTGGTGCACTACGATTCCGATAAGAGCTTTTACGGTCGCCGTTTTGCCTTTCCCCTGATCTGGGCAGCGCTGCGCCCGGGCGGCATCTTCATCTCAGACGATATTCAGGACAACTTGGGCTTTGCCGAATTTGTCGAGGAGGTCGGCGTCACCCCCGCCGTCACCGAAAGTGGTGGCAAGTTCGTGGGGATCTGCCGCAAGCCCTGA
- a CDS encoding glycosyltransferase: MHFDMARVLYISYDGMAEPLGQSQVIAYLERLADENEIHLISFEKPSDLDSPERVAVPRTRLASAGIGWTPMRYHKRPSAAATLYDVARGQAMALWLARRLRTEIVHVRSYVPALIALPVKRLTGARLLFDIRGFWADERVDGGIWPAEGRIYRIAKRLERRFFCAADHVVTLTEASVPVIKAFDYWDEPAPPVTVIPTCVDLDHFAPPAAPPAPEPFVFGYVGSFGTWYMMDETMALFRALLGRRPEARMLIVNRHEHDALRAAATRADIPAGRVEIGAASHAEVATRIHRMHAASALIRPCFSKLSSAPTKLAEYLGCGVPCIGNTGVGDMEEILEGGGTGVALRDFDAASLGAAADRILTLSEDPAVRARCRETALMRFSLERGVADYRSIYSQLTASL, encoded by the coding sequence ATGCACTTCGACATGGCCCGCGTCCTGTACATCTCCTATGACGGCATGGCCGAGCCGCTGGGCCAGAGCCAGGTCATTGCCTATCTTGAGCGGCTGGCCGATGAAAACGAGATCCACCTGATCTCGTTTGAAAAGCCCTCCGATCTGGACAGCCCCGAGCGCGTGGCGGTGCCGCGCACGCGGCTTGCCTCCGCAGGGATCGGCTGGACGCCAATGCGCTACCACAAGCGCCCCAGCGCTGCTGCCACGTTATATGACGTCGCGCGCGGACAGGCGATGGCGCTGTGGCTCGCGCGGCGGTTGCGGACCGAAATCGTGCATGTGCGTTCCTATGTTCCAGCGCTGATCGCATTGCCCGTCAAGCGATTGACGGGGGCAAGGCTTTTGTTCGACATTCGCGGCTTCTGGGCAGACGAGCGGGTTGACGGCGGCATCTGGCCCGCCGAAGGCCGGATTTACCGCATTGCCAAAAGGCTGGAGCGGCGTTTTTTTTGCGCTGCCGACCACGTGGTGACGCTGACCGAAGCCTCGGTGCCGGTGATCAAAGCCTTCGACTACTGGGACGAGCCAGCGCCGCCGGTCACCGTGATCCCGACCTGCGTCGATCTTGACCACTTCGCACCGCCGGCCGCACCACCCGCCCCGGAGCCTTTTGTCTTCGGCTATGTCGGGAGCTTCGGCACCTGGTATATGATGGACGAAACGATGGCGCTCTTCCGCGCCCTCTTGGGCCGGCGCCCTGAGGCGCGAATGCTGATCGTCAATCGCCACGAACACGACGCGCTTCGCGCGGCCGCCACCCGAGCTGACATCCCCGCCGGCCGCGTCGAAATCGGCGCAGCCTCCCATGCCGAGGTCGCTACTCGCATCCACCGAATGCATGCGGCCAGTGCCCTCATCCGGCCTTGTTTCTCAAAATTGTCAAGCGCGCCGACCAAGCTTGCCGAATACCTCGGCTGTGGCGTGCCTTGCATAGGGAACACCGGCGTCGGCGATATGGAGGAAATACTTGAAGGCGGCGGCACCGGGGTGGCGCTGCGCGACTTCGATGCCGCATCGCTGGGCGCTGCGGCGGACCGTATCCTTACGCTTTCCGAAGACCCGGCAGTGCGTGCGCGCTGCCGCGAGACCGCGCTTATGCGCTTTTCGCTCGAGCGTGGCGTCGCCGACTATCGCTCAATATACAGCCAACTAACGGCTTCCCTTTGA
- a CDS encoding class I SAM-dependent methyltransferase, which translates to MEANSRQINIDTETVDSFGAEWAHFDQSGLIGDEWAAMFDTYFDIFPFDSLPEGAEGFDLGCGSGRWARGVAPRVRRLHCIDPAASALEVAKKNLSGIDNVIFHHADVDTLQLAPGSQDFGYSLGVLHHVPDTAAALADCTRLLKPGAPFLIYLYYRFDNRPAWFRALWHASELLRCTVSVLPERAKTVATDLLAALIYWPLARTARLAEKLGVNPAPLPLSYYRDRSFYTMRTDSRDRFGTPLEQRFTRAEIAAMMKGAGLTDICFSEAEPYWVALGRKGA; encoded by the coding sequence ATGGAAGCAAATTCTCGGCAAATTAATATCGACACCGAAACCGTCGATTCCTTTGGCGCCGAATGGGCGCATTTTGACCAGTCCGGACTCATAGGTGACGAGTGGGCGGCGATGTTCGACACCTATTTCGACATCTTCCCATTCGATAGCCTCCCTGAAGGGGCTGAAGGCTTCGATCTGGGGTGCGGATCGGGCCGTTGGGCGCGCGGGGTGGCGCCCCGCGTCCGGCGGCTGCATTGTATCGACCCGGCGGCTAGCGCGCTGGAAGTGGCGAAAAAGAATCTTTCGGGCATCGATAACGTCATCTTCCACCATGCCGACGTTGACACTCTGCAGCTGGCCCCCGGAAGCCAGGATTTCGGCTATTCCTTAGGTGTATTGCATCATGTCCCCGACACCGCCGCCGCCCTGGCCGACTGCACGCGCCTTCTCAAACCTGGCGCGCCGTTCTTGATTTACCTGTACTACCGTTTCGACAACCGCCCGGCGTGGTTCCGCGCGCTCTGGCACGCCTCGGAGCTACTTCGTTGCACCGTCAGTGTTCTCCCCGAACGGGCGAAAACCGTCGCCACCGACCTGCTCGCCGCATTGATCTACTGGCCGCTTGCCCGCACCGCACGGCTAGCCGAGAAGCTGGGTGTCAACCCCGCGCCGCTGCCCCTTTCCTATTACCGCGACAGAAGCTTCTACACGATGCGTACCGACAGCCGCGATCGCTTCGGCACGCCCCTGGAACAGCGCTTCACCCGAGCCGAGATCGCCGCAATGATGAAAGGTGCCGGCCTCACCGATATCTGCT